A genomic segment from Candidatus Viadribacter manganicus encodes:
- the folK gene encoding 2-amino-4-hydroxy-6-hydroxymethyldihydropteridine diphosphokinase codes for MSGQIEASTALVALGANMPFGALEGPALLGAALVGINGAGLRVLSQSGVWRTEAWPAGSGQPDYFNAVVQLGVGRMSPTDLYGELEIIERRFGRERRERWAARTLDLDILTMDRYVGEFGGVILPHPRMTERAFVLAPLTEVAPNWRHAQTGLRAAALLGALPVQSRYERVGDIPAP; via the coding sequence GTGAGCGGTCAAATCGAGGCGTCAACGGCTTTGGTCGCGCTCGGGGCAAACATGCCTTTCGGGGCGTTGGAAGGGCCGGCTTTGCTGGGCGCGGCGCTTGTCGGGATCAACGGCGCGGGTCTTCGAGTCTTATCGCAATCGGGCGTTTGGCGAACGGAGGCATGGCCCGCCGGGAGCGGCCAGCCGGATTATTTCAACGCTGTGGTCCAGCTAGGGGTTGGCCGCATGTCGCCGACGGACCTTTACGGTGAGTTAGAAATCATCGAGCGGCGGTTCGGTAGAGAGCGTCGTGAGCGCTGGGCGGCGCGAACTCTGGATTTGGACATCCTCACGATGGACCGTTATGTCGGCGAGTTTGGCGGTGTTATATTGCCGCATCCGCGGATGACGGAGCGCGCGTTTGTCCTCGCGCCCTTGACGGAGGTTGCTCCGAATTGGCGGCACGCGCAGACAGGTCTGCGTGCGGCCGCACTGCTTGGGGCCCTGCCGGTCCAGTCTCGTTACGAGCGCGTGGGAGATATCCCGGCGCCTTGA
- a CDS encoding uracil-DNA glycosylase — protein sequence MFARKRSALTTTLPEAPKDCPLCPRLVDYRRANQLAEPTWFNGAAPSFGDEQARLLIVGLAPGRGGANRTGRPFTGDYAGDLLYGTLKKLGLAEGEYRADPKDGLTLKGAMITNAVRCAPPENKPTPAEIAVCRPFLSARIKALPRMRAMLALGSIAHESVLCAYGLKPTFSKFGHAVETALPSGQILVSSYHCSRYNTQTRRLTTEMFETVMARAKQLAFA from the coding sequence ATGTTCGCTCGAAAGCGCAGCGCTTTGACTACTACGCTCCCCGAAGCGCCGAAAGACTGCCCGCTCTGCCCAAGGCTCGTCGACTACCGCCGCGCAAACCAACTCGCCGAGCCGACATGGTTCAACGGTGCAGCACCCTCGTTCGGCGATGAACAAGCGCGACTTCTCATTGTGGGCCTCGCGCCAGGCCGCGGCGGCGCAAACCGTACCGGCCGCCCCTTCACCGGGGACTATGCCGGCGATTTGCTGTACGGCACGCTTAAGAAACTTGGCCTAGCGGAAGGGGAGTACCGCGCCGATCCCAAAGACGGACTGACGCTAAAAGGCGCGATGATCACCAACGCTGTGCGTTGCGCGCCTCCAGAAAACAAACCGACGCCCGCCGAAATCGCCGTCTGCCGGCCATTCCTCTCGGCACGCATAAAAGCGCTACCGCGCATGCGCGCCATGCTGGCGCTTGGCTCCATCGCACACGAAAGCGTGCTGTGCGCTTACGGCCTGAAGCCCACATTTTCTAAGTTCGGCCACGCCGTCGAGACCGCATTGCCCAGCGGACAAATCCTAGTCTCAAGTTATCATTGCTCGCGCTACAACACGCAGACGCGACGACTGACGACCGAGATGTTCGAGACCGTAATGGCGCGCGCCAAGCAGCTCGCGTTCGCCTAG
- a CDS encoding tetratricopeptide repeat protein, giving the protein MRAAIIFVLAACVAGCLPPVNAETVELAWQRCNGNGAAAYRVSQCTAVIDFDGATDERRTAAFVARASVRTADGQYNRALADLGRALRIDANNAEVYLQRGIIHQARGAFDFAVRDFDQALALAPGLQQALDHRAEVVQQRASAYVEQIQQLDRYLQETPGDADLLNSRCWLRTINNDDLDLALSDCNASLMSVPNDANVLDSRGLLHLKRGELEASLADYEAALRIEPERGHFMYGRGLARIALGMHAEGDADLARAEELEPGIARQYQEYNILPPKPAPQPIEAAD; this is encoded by the coding sequence ATGAGAGCCGCGATTATCTTCGTGCTTGCCGCCTGCGTCGCAGGTTGCCTGCCGCCGGTAAATGCGGAGACAGTTGAACTTGCTTGGCAGCGCTGCAACGGAAACGGCGCAGCGGCTTATCGAGTAAGCCAATGCACCGCCGTGATCGACTTCGACGGCGCCACAGATGAGCGCCGGACGGCTGCGTTTGTTGCGCGCGCTTCCGTGCGGACCGCAGATGGCCAGTATAATCGGGCATTAGCGGATCTTGGCCGCGCTCTGCGCATCGACGCCAACAATGCCGAAGTTTATCTCCAGCGCGGCATTATCCATCAGGCGCGCGGCGCTTTCGATTTTGCGGTTCGAGATTTCGATCAAGCGTTGGCGCTTGCGCCGGGATTACAGCAAGCGCTCGATCATCGCGCGGAGGTCGTGCAGCAGAGAGCCTCTGCTTATGTGGAGCAGATACAGCAACTCGATCGCTATTTGCAGGAAACTCCCGGAGATGCAGATCTCCTGAATTCGCGTTGCTGGTTGCGCACCATCAACAACGATGATCTGGATTTGGCGCTATCGGACTGCAATGCATCTTTGATGTCTGTGCCGAACGACGCAAACGTCCTGGACAGTCGGGGGCTGTTGCATCTGAAACGTGGGGAATTGGAAGCTTCGCTTGCGGACTATGAAGCGGCGTTGCGGATCGAGCCTGAGCGCGGGCACTTCATGTACGGTCGCGGGTTGGCGCGGATAGCTTTAGGCATGCACGCTGAAGGCGACGCCGACTTGGCGCGCGCCGAAGAGCTAGAGCCTGGCATTGCGCGCCAGTATCAAGAGTACAACATCTTGCCGCCAAAGCCGGCGCCGCAGCCGATCGAGGCGGCCGACTAG
- the smpB gene encoding SsrA-binding protein SmpB — MAKKADPQRKLIAENRRARFDYMIEETMEAGIQLVGTEVKSLRGGRANIAESYASTEKGELWLVNATIPEYPPAGQFNHEPRRPRKLLVRARELKKLASAVEREGRTLAPLELYFNDRGIAKIKIALAKGKKAHDKREASKDRDWKRQQGRLLRDKG; from the coding sequence ATGGCAAAAAAGGCAGATCCCCAGCGCAAGCTGATCGCGGAAAACCGTCGTGCGCGGTTCGACTATATGATCGAAGAGACCATGGAGGCTGGCATCCAACTTGTCGGCACCGAGGTGAAGTCGTTGCGCGGTGGTCGCGCCAACATCGCGGAAAGCTACGCAAGCACGGAAAAGGGTGAGCTCTGGCTCGTTAACGCGACCATTCCTGAGTATCCGCCTGCGGGACAATTCAATCATGAGCCACGCCGACCGCGAAAATTGCTGGTGCGAGCGCGGGAATTGAAAAAGCTCGCCAGTGCGGTCGAGCGTGAGGGCCGAACGTTGGCTCCGTTGGAACTGTATTTCAACGATCGCGGCATTGCCAAAATCAAGATTGCGCTCGCCAAGGGCAAGAAGGCGCATGACAAACGCGAGGCCAGCAAGGATCGTGACTGGAAACGTCAGCAAGGGCGCTTGTTGCGGGATAAAGGATGA
- the dapA gene encoding 4-hydroxy-tetrahydrodipicolinate synthase — MVHGSNPALITPFRNGIVDEQAFQKLVAWQVAEGTHGLVPCGTTGESVTLSLQEHVRVVEMCVEVAAGKVPVIAGAGSNDTAHAIELAKHVKAAGADAVLVVAPYYNKPSPDGLFAHFKAINDAVDIPIYIYNVPGRTMIDMSPETVGRIAQLANVVGIKDASNDLSRVAKHRALAGLEFNQLSGEDASALGFNAHGGRGCISVTANVAPKLCAQMQDATLQGAFDTARAIDDRLAPLHKAMFCEPSPAPAKYACSLLGLCTDEVRLPIVTCSDAAKAQIRSAMTHAGLI, encoded by the coding sequence ATGGTTCACGGCTCGAATCCTGCGCTCATAACGCCATTTCGCAACGGAATCGTCGATGAACAGGCGTTCCAAAAGCTGGTGGCTTGGCAGGTTGCGGAGGGAACCCACGGCCTTGTTCCCTGCGGCACCACCGGTGAAAGCGTAACGCTAAGCCTGCAAGAGCACGTTCGGGTTGTGGAAATGTGCGTCGAAGTCGCCGCCGGGAAAGTGCCGGTGATCGCCGGTGCGGGCTCGAACGACACGGCGCACGCCATCGAATTGGCAAAGCATGTGAAGGCGGCGGGTGCGGATGCCGTGCTTGTGGTCGCGCCATACTACAACAAGCCAAGCCCTGATGGATTGTTTGCGCACTTCAAGGCAATCAACGACGCTGTGGATATCCCAATTTACATCTACAACGTGCCGGGTCGCACTATGATCGACATGTCGCCGGAAACCGTCGGTCGAATTGCTCAACTCGCCAACGTGGTCGGCATCAAGGATGCCTCGAACGATTTATCGCGTGTTGCCAAGCACCGCGCTCTTGCGGGTTTGGAGTTCAATCAGCTCTCCGGCGAGGACGCTAGCGCCCTTGGCTTCAACGCACACGGCGGACGCGGATGCATCTCGGTGACCGCCAACGTAGCGCCGAAGCTCTGTGCGCAGATGCAGGATGCGACGCTGCAGGGCGCCTTCGACACAGCGCGCGCTATCGATGATCGGTTGGCCCCGTTGCATAAGGCAATGTTCTGCGAGCCGTCGCCAGCGCCAGCGAAGTACGCCTGCTCACTGCTAGGATTGTGTACCGACGAGGTGCGTCTGCCGATCGTTACGTGCAGCGACGCGGCCAAAGCACAGATCCGCTCGGCAATGACACACGCAGGCCTTATCTAA
- a CDS encoding lytic transglycosylase domain-containing protein, with product MNRPRMIRVCAFAAAASAVLVASSAVGQQETAPGPASAQATTYAPAAPMPSGAERMRLREGLAAAQSGDWGGLASLRDSATDPLVRRMLQWRWASSNEAPLYFADIKQALDELQGWPARTIMRTRAEQAIFDSRLSPAERIAFLRQDGGPITGDGRIALAMALRDAGQRAEANEIARASWREDALTSTTEDRAQQEFSSVFTQDDYAARVSGLLWRDQRTAAQRLFSRLSSADRALAQARIAVQTRQRRGLQAAIDAVPASRQDDPGLLFDRAQYRRRTDQPIDAMQMAARIDAREAPLAARSDIFRERRLYVPRAMRAGNYSLAYQLVSNHGLTSGESFADAEWLSGWLSLRYLNQPQRAAEHFSHLSENVSSPVSLSRALYWRAEAQQALGNRSESERLFNEAARFNFTYYGQLAATRGDRSALLSLPETAQVTQAARDRFANRELVRALRLMAEVGAQRDFESIAFYLDDTLDDPMEMELLSQLAREQSYHRTALRSAKAGLFRNVVAVSSAYPLIDLPPTVRTQGRIEPALVLAIIRQESEFDVGAISSANARGLMQLIPSTAQAQARREGMSFERSALTSDAQYNMTLGSAHLADLVDSFNGSYVLAIASYNAGSHRAREWIEDWGDPRSPSVDVVDWIELIPFSETRNYVQRVTENLQVYRYRLAGQATPITLEQDLKRGG from the coding sequence ATGAACCGACCCAGAATGATCCGTGTATGCGCGTTCGCGGCAGCCGCAAGCGCTGTGTTGGTGGCCTCGAGCGCCGTGGGCCAACAGGAGACCGCGCCTGGCCCCGCAAGTGCTCAGGCCACGACCTATGCTCCAGCGGCCCCGATGCCGTCGGGCGCGGAGCGGATGCGCCTGCGTGAGGGACTGGCGGCGGCTCAATCCGGCGACTGGGGGGGCCTAGCTTCGCTTCGCGACAGCGCCACGGACCCGCTGGTGCGCCGCATGCTGCAATGGCGCTGGGCCTCGTCCAACGAGGCGCCGCTCTACTTCGCCGACATTAAACAAGCGCTGGACGAGTTGCAGGGTTGGCCCGCGCGCACGATCATGCGCACGCGCGCCGAGCAGGCGATCTTTGACAGCCGCCTATCTCCGGCCGAACGCATCGCATTCCTCCGCCAGGACGGAGGGCCAATCACGGGCGATGGCCGCATCGCGCTGGCGATGGCCCTGCGTGACGCTGGACAGCGCGCCGAAGCCAACGAGATCGCTCGCGCATCCTGGCGCGAAGATGCGCTGACAAGCACAACGGAAGATCGGGCCCAACAAGAATTCAGCTCAGTCTTCACCCAGGACGATTATGCTGCGCGGGTAAGTGGTCTTCTGTGGCGAGACCAACGCACCGCCGCGCAACGTCTGTTCTCACGCTTGTCGTCAGCCGACCGCGCTTTGGCGCAAGCACGCATTGCCGTGCAGACACGCCAGCGTCGCGGCCTCCAGGCCGCAATCGACGCTGTGCCCGCTTCGCGCCAAGACGATCCGGGCCTCCTCTTTGATCGCGCCCAATATCGCCGCCGGACTGACCAGCCGATCGATGCGATGCAAATGGCTGCGCGCATCGATGCACGTGAAGCGCCGCTTGCAGCGCGCTCCGACATTTTCCGTGAGCGCCGCCTCTACGTGCCCCGCGCCATGCGGGCCGGCAATTACAGTTTGGCCTACCAACTGGTCTCGAACCATGGCCTGACAAGCGGGGAGTCCTTTGCCGACGCCGAATGGCTCTCCGGCTGGCTTAGCCTGCGTTATCTCAACCAACCGCAACGCGCCGCCGAACACTTCTCTCACCTAAGCGAAAACGTGTCTTCGCCGGTCAGCCTGTCGCGCGCGCTCTATTGGCGCGCCGAAGCTCAGCAGGCGCTTGGCAACCGTTCGGAATCGGAACGCCTCTTTAACGAAGCGGCACGCTTTAACTTCACCTATTACGGCCAACTCGCCGCCACGCGGGGCGACCGTAGCGCGCTGCTCTCGCTCCCAGAAACCGCCCAGGTTACTCAGGCTGCTCGTGATCGCTTCGCCAATCGCGAATTGGTGCGCGCGTTGCGCCTCATGGCCGAAGTCGGCGCCCAGCGCGACTTCGAGTCGATCGCATTTTACCTCGACGATACGCTCGATGATCCGATGGAGATGGAACTCCTTTCGCAGCTGGCGCGCGAACAATCCTACCACCGCACGGCGCTTCGCAGCGCGAAGGCAGGGCTCTTCCGAAATGTCGTTGCGGTAAGCTCTGCATATCCGCTGATAGACTTGCCGCCAACGGTGCGGACACAAGGCCGCATCGAGCCCGCCCTGGTGCTCGCCATCATTCGGCAAGAGAGCGAATTCGATGTTGGCGCGATCTCCAGCGCCAACGCTCGCGGGCTCATGCAACTCATTCCCTCAACAGCGCAAGCTCAGGCTAGGCGCGAAGGGATGTCGTTCGAGCGCAGTGCTCTGACCAGCGACGCGCAGTACAACATGACCCTTGGCTCGGCCCATCTCGCGGATCTCGTAGACAGCTTCAACGGCTCGTATGTTCTCGCCATCGCATCCTACAACGCCGGATCGCACCGTGCGCGCGAATGGATTGAAGACTGGGGCGACCCACGCTCACCGTCTGTCGATGTCGTCGACTGGATCGAACTCATTCCGTTCTCAGAAACGCGCAACTACGTCCAGCGCGTCACCGAGAACCTCCAGGTCTACCGCTATCGCCTGGCCGGCCAAGCGACGCCGATCACGCTTGAGCAGGATTTGAAGCGGGGCGGTTAG
- a CDS encoding threonine ammonia-lyase: MIPTIEDVKAAAKRIEGIAVKTPLIRNDVLDEVTGAKVWVKAENLQRGGAFKMRGATNAIAALSPEVRAKGVIAFSSGNHAIAVATASKLFAIAATIVMPADAPKIKLDTTRSLGAKVVTYDRVGESREEIGARLAADGGLALIKPFDDPFVLAGQGTAGLEIAALISPDVVFVPASGGGLSTGTALSLPDARVFAVEPEGHADIQRTLETGVIQRNEPGIRSICDGLLTEQMGEIPFAIARERFERVFAVSNEAVLRAMKFAFQRLKLVLEPSGAASLAALLEGGADVRGQTVAIIASGGNVDVETFERALAA, from the coding sequence ATGATACCGACAATTGAGGACGTGAAGGCGGCGGCAAAGCGCATTGAGGGTATCGCTGTGAAGACCCCCCTTATCCGCAATGATGTGTTGGATGAGGTCACCGGCGCGAAGGTCTGGGTGAAGGCCGAGAACCTTCAACGCGGCGGCGCCTTCAAGATGCGCGGCGCCACCAATGCTATTGCGGCGCTTTCGCCAGAAGTGCGCGCCAAGGGCGTGATCGCGTTCTCATCCGGAAATCACGCCATCGCTGTCGCCACAGCATCTAAGCTATTCGCCATCGCCGCCACCATCGTCATGCCTGCTGACGCGCCGAAGATAAAGCTTGATACGACACGCAGCCTTGGCGCGAAGGTGGTGACCTATGATCGTGTGGGTGAGAGCCGCGAGGAGATTGGCGCACGTCTCGCTGCCGACGGAGGTCTCGCCTTAATCAAACCTTTCGACGATCCATTTGTGCTGGCGGGGCAGGGGACTGCCGGTTTGGAGATTGCGGCGCTCATTTCGCCTGACGTTGTCTTCGTGCCGGCCAGCGGAGGCGGACTGTCTACTGGCACCGCGCTGTCCTTGCCCGACGCACGGGTGTTCGCCGTCGAGCCGGAGGGGCATGCCGACATTCAGCGCACGCTTGAGACAGGCGTGATCCAACGCAACGAACCCGGCATCCGATCAATCTGTGATGGCCTGCTCACGGAGCAGATGGGCGAGATCCCCTTTGCAATCGCACGCGAGCGCTTCGAGCGCGTGTTCGCGGTTTCGAATGAGGCTGTCCTACGCGCGATGAAATTCGCGTTCCAGCGGCTGAAGCTGGTGCTTGAGCCGTCGGGCGCTGCCTCTTTGGCGGCTCTGCTTGAAGGCGGCGCGGACGTGCGGGGGCAAACCGTCGCGATCATCGCCAGCGGGGGCAACGTCGATGTCGAAACCTTTGAGCGCGCGCTAGCGGCCTAA
- the hrpB gene encoding ATP-dependent helicase HrpB produces MLPVEDVLPDLLAALETRGEAVLVAPPGAGKTTRVAPALLNAPWAKNGKIILLSPRRIAARAAAARMAFERREPVGATIGYRVRLDSKIGRETRIEVVTEGVFTRMILEDPELRGVAVVVFDEFHERSLEGDFGLVLAREAQGALRPDLKLIVMSATLDASRVAALLGDAPVIVSEGRMFPVRHIYRPRDGQVRLEDDVAAATRSAMLSEPGSVLIFLPGVREIERTAERLRESIRDPNIDIRPLYGAMSPSDQDAAIAPAPPGRRKVVLATSIAETSLTIEGVRIVIDSGLARRPKFEPALGLTRLETVRASQASITQRAGRAGRLEPGVAIRMWSEGETRALPLFDRPEIVDADLSGLALDLAAWGASDPNTLAWLDPPPAPAWAEAIALLKRIGALSDDDRLTPHGQAIAKLPLPARLAHMVICAARDGEAVLGARIAVVLSEQGLGGRSTDLRDRLHRFATERGRRAESARGLADRIARLAGGTRGDGREDHAGRLLAMAYPDRVGKARQGGFSLVNGRAAMVDDTSPLLKAQFAVIADMAGAAGRSQVIVGAPIDFADVEDLFGGQIESRASASVDAATGALRARRVRRLGKLVLSEAPLERLSGSDLTQALLDVIAEQGVALLDWDDVARQTRARVQFMRAIEDGAWPDWSDEALQNSLGDWLGPALVGVSTLKAVDVSRALLNSLNYDQRRRLDVEAPAKFETPAGSSLSIDYASDGGPALDVRLQEMFGQDKHPAIAGGRVPLSLRLLSPAHRPVQTTKDLPGFWRGSYAAVRSEMRGRYPKHPWPDDPLTAPPTRRAKPRGS; encoded by the coding sequence ATGCTCCCAGTTGAGGATGTATTGCCGGACTTGCTGGCCGCGCTGGAGACGCGCGGCGAGGCAGTGCTGGTTGCGCCTCCCGGCGCGGGCAAGACGACGCGTGTCGCGCCAGCGCTGCTGAACGCGCCTTGGGCGAAGAATGGTAAGATCATTCTCTTGTCGCCAAGGCGCATCGCAGCGCGCGCCGCAGCCGCCCGCATGGCGTTTGAGCGCCGAGAGCCCGTTGGCGCAACGATTGGCTATCGCGTGCGGCTCGATTCCAAGATCGGACGCGAAACGCGCATTGAGGTCGTCACCGAGGGCGTCTTCACACGCATGATCTTGGAGGACCCCGAGCTACGCGGCGTCGCGGTCGTGGTGTTCGACGAATTCCACGAGCGAAGTCTTGAGGGCGATTTCGGACTTGTGCTTGCGCGCGAAGCGCAAGGCGCGCTTAGGCCAGATCTGAAGCTCATTGTGATGTCGGCCACGCTCGATGCGTCGCGTGTTGCAGCCCTTCTAGGTGATGCGCCGGTAATCGTGAGTGAGGGCCGCATGTTTCCAGTGCGGCACATCTATCGCCCGCGTGACGGGCAAGTGCGACTGGAGGACGATGTAGCCGCCGCGACACGCTCGGCGATGTTGAGTGAGCCCGGTTCTGTTCTGATTTTTCTTCCCGGTGTTCGCGAGATCGAGCGCACCGCGGAGCGATTGCGTGAAAGCATCCGCGATCCGAACATAGATATTCGCCCGCTCTATGGCGCCATGAGTCCAAGCGATCAGGATGCGGCTATTGCACCTGCGCCACCAGGGCGAAGAAAAGTCGTGCTCGCGACGTCGATTGCGGAGACCAGTCTCACAATCGAAGGCGTGCGCATCGTCATCGATAGTGGGCTTGCGCGCCGTCCCAAGTTCGAGCCCGCCCTCGGCCTGACGCGTCTGGAGACCGTTCGCGCGAGCCAGGCGTCCATTACCCAGCGCGCGGGTCGCGCCGGCCGCCTTGAGCCCGGTGTCGCCATAAGAATGTGGAGCGAGGGGGAAACGCGCGCGCTCCCATTGTTCGACCGGCCGGAAATCGTGGATGCGGATCTAAGCGGGCTCGCGCTTGATCTTGCGGCGTGGGGTGCAAGCGATCCCAACACGTTGGCTTGGTTGGACCCGCCGCCGGCGCCAGCATGGGCCGAAGCTATCGCGCTGTTAAAACGCATCGGCGCACTTAGCGATGACGATCGGTTGACGCCACATGGCCAAGCCATCGCAAAGTTGCCGCTGCCTGCGCGTTTGGCGCATATGGTGATCTGCGCGGCGCGTGACGGTGAGGCGGTGCTGGGGGCGCGTATTGCTGTGGTTCTCAGTGAGCAAGGGTTAGGTGGCCGCAGCACAGATTTAAGGGATCGCTTACATCGCTTCGCGACGGAGCGCGGCCGGCGTGCGGAAAGTGCTCGCGGCCTTGCGGATCGCATCGCGCGCTTAGCGGGCGGCACGCGTGGAGATGGGCGCGAAGATCATGCGGGGCGATTGTTGGCGATGGCCTATCCAGATCGCGTCGGCAAAGCTCGACAAGGTGGATTTTCGCTCGTCAACGGTCGAGCGGCGATGGTTGATGACACCTCGCCGCTGCTCAAGGCCCAGTTCGCGGTGATCGCAGACATGGCAGGCGCTGCGGGCCGATCGCAGGTCATCGTCGGTGCGCCCATTGATTTTGCCGATGTTGAAGATCTTTTTGGCGGGCAGATTGAGTCGCGCGCCTCGGCGAGTGTTGATGCTGCGACAGGAGCATTGCGCGCGCGTCGGGTGCGACGCCTCGGCAAACTCGTGCTTTCTGAAGCGCCGCTAGAGCGGCTTTCAGGCTCGGATCTTACTCAGGCCTTACTCGATGTGATTGCAGAGCAGGGTGTGGCGCTGCTTGATTGGGACGATGTTGCGCGCCAGACGCGCGCCCGAGTCCAGTTCATGCGCGCCATTGAGGATGGCGCTTGGCCAGACTGGAGCGATGAGGCGTTGCAGAACTCCCTCGGAGATTGGCTGGGTCCGGCGTTGGTTGGCGTGTCGACGTTGAAGGCGGTGGATGTATCGCGCGCGCTGCTAAACTCCCTCAACTATGATCAGCGCCGCAGGCTCGATGTCGAGGCGCCGGCAAAGTTTGAAACGCCCGCCGGATCGTCGCTCTCAATCGACTATGCAAGTGACGGCGGACCGGCTTTGGATGTGCGCCTTCAAGAAATGTTCGGTCAAGACAAACACCCGGCGATCGCGGGCGGCCGCGTCCCTTTAAGCTTGCGATTGCTTTCCCCTGCACATCGGCCGGTTCAGACCACCAAGGACTTGCCGGGGTTCTGGCGTGGTTCGTACGCGGCTGTGCGTAGCGAGATGCGCGGTCGCTACCCAAAGCATCCTTGGCCGGATGATCCATTGACGGCGCCGCCTACGCGCCGCGCCAAACCAAGAGGCTCGTGA
- the tgt gene encoding tRNA guanosine(34) transglycosylase Tgt: protein MNFPFEIKARDGDARTGVLRTTRGDIRTPAFMPVGTAGTVKGLTVDQVASTGADIILGNTYHLMLRPGGERMTRLGGLHKFMRWDKPILTDSGGYQVMSLAQLRKLDADGVTFRSHVDGSQHRLTPESAMQIQADQIGADIVMQLDECPALPAPREDVEKAMRLSLGWAKRCKVAFGEREKQNLFAIVQGGIDPALRRISAEALVAEKFDGYAIGGLAVGEGHEAMLATLDVTTPLLPQDRPRYLMGVGKPIDIVESVVRGVDMFDCVLPTRSGRHGQAWTDEGPLNITNARYVEDSSPLDANIDCPASRDYSKAYLHHLFKAGELLGQVLLSWHNVAYYQFLMARLRDAIAEGRLTQFVSDFKAKSAAG, encoded by the coding sequence ATGAATTTTCCGTTCGAAATAAAGGCCCGCGACGGTGACGCGCGAACAGGTGTTTTGCGCACCACGCGCGGCGACATCCGCACCCCCGCCTTCATGCCTGTCGGCACCGCGGGCACAGTCAAAGGCCTGACAGTCGATCAAGTCGCTTCGACGGGTGCGGATATTATTCTTGGCAACACCTATCACTTGATGTTGCGGCCGGGCGGTGAACGCATGACCCGCTTGGGTGGACTGCACAAGTTCATGCGATGGGACAAACCGATCCTCACCGATAGTGGCGGTTACCAAGTGATGTCGCTCGCCCAGCTTCGAAAACTCGATGCCGACGGGGTCACGTTTCGAAGCCACGTGGATGGCAGCCAGCATCGTCTGACCCCAGAGAGCGCCATGCAAATCCAAGCCGATCAGATCGGTGCGGATATCGTGATGCAGTTAGACGAGTGCCCCGCGCTGCCCGCGCCGAGAGAGGACGTCGAAAAGGCGATGCGTCTTTCGCTGGGTTGGGCAAAGCGCTGCAAGGTGGCGTTTGGCGAACGCGAAAAGCAAAATCTGTTCGCAATTGTTCAGGGCGGCATTGATCCGGCCCTGCGCCGCATTTCCGCAGAAGCGCTCGTGGCTGAAAAATTCGACGGCTACGCCATCGGCGGGCTTGCAGTCGGCGAAGGGCATGAGGCGATGTTGGCCACGCTTGATGTTACGACGCCGCTGCTTCCGCAGGATCGCCCGCGCTATCTGATGGGCGTGGGCAAGCCTATCGACATCGTCGAAAGCGTCGTCCGCGGCGTTGATATGTTCGATTGCGTGCTTCCGACGCGCTCAGGACGCCACGGGCAAGCTTGGACGGACGAGGGCCCGCTCAATATAACAAACGCCCGTTACGTTGAGGATAGCAGCCCACTGGATGCGAACATCGATTGTCCCGCGAGCCGTGATTACTCTAAGGCCTATCTGCATCACTTGTTCAAAGCCGGCGAATTGCTCGGCCAAGTGCTGCTGTCGTGGCACAATGTTGCCTACTACCAATTTCTGATGGCGCGTTTACGCGACGCGATCGCCGAAGGGCGATTGACGCAGTTTGTTTCCGACTTCAAAGCGAAGTCAGCTGCCGGCTAA